Proteins encoded within one genomic window of Acinetobacter sp. WCHA55:
- a CDS encoding outer membrane protein OmpK: MKLTQIAAFVALSSAAAISQAAPIWQDFSFTGLYGENYKSPFVTQDEKLEQTTITAEYAAGFKYGDFFAFADRTNNDADGNETYFEVAPRFSLGAMTGTKLELGPVKDVLVATTWEGGEGFNNYLYGIGFALNVPYTQYANINFYKADNDLTEDDYQMTITYAVPFKLGSEDFLVDAFLDWSTAEDDHASELNWTSQYKWNVGKHISPDTRLYVGIEHSVWNNKYGYKGVDQNDVSALIKYHF, from the coding sequence ATGAAACTGACTCAAATTGCTGCTTTTGTAGCATTATCTTCTGCTGCGGCAATCTCTCAAGCTGCGCCGATTTGGCAAGACTTTAGCTTCACTGGTTTATATGGTGAAAACTACAAATCACCATTTGTGACTCAGGACGAAAAACTTGAGCAAACAACTATTACTGCAGAATATGCAGCAGGTTTCAAATATGGCGATTTTTTCGCTTTTGCTGACCGCACCAACAACGATGCTGATGGCAATGAAACTTACTTTGAAGTTGCGCCACGTTTCAGCTTAGGTGCAATGACAGGGACTAAACTTGAGCTTGGGCCAGTTAAAGACGTGTTAGTTGCAACAACATGGGAAGGCGGTGAAGGTTTCAACAACTACCTCTATGGTATTGGGTTTGCCTTAAACGTGCCATATACACAATATGCAAACATCAACTTTTACAAAGCAGATAACGACCTGACTGAAGATGATTATCAAATGACCATCACCTATGCAGTACCGTTCAAACTGGGTTCTGAAGACTTTTTAGTTGATGCCTTCCTAGACTGGTCAACTGCCGAAGATGACCATGCAAGCGAGTTAAACTGGACTAGTCAGTACAAATGGAATGTAGGTAAACACATTTCTCCAGATACACGCCTTTACGTAGGTATCGAGCACTCAGTTTGGAATAACAAATACGGCTATAAAGGCGTTGACCAAAATGACGTAAGTGCGTTAATCAAATACCACTTCTAA
- a CDS encoding DUF1877 family protein, which produces MDTLLLSIPPNALETLILESISVDDVLNSEYIESHLLLGKNWKILQTLLQGSFKSGTSLLALSVQAEHYLAERQKQLTEVRYNTAVRVVEVQEALEKLDIDDFKKHMQNTCLKRLEQEHGIQTESIELQFAELSLLFAQLKNFYEHAAKHTYAVISVTSDNLVPTSLI; this is translated from the coding sequence ATGGACACATTATTATTAAGTATTCCGCCCAATGCGTTGGAAACGTTGATTTTAGAATCGATTTCTGTCGACGATGTGCTGAATTCGGAGTACATCGAGTCACATTTGCTTTTAGGTAAAAACTGGAAAATCTTACAGACGTTATTGCAAGGCAGTTTTAAGTCTGGCACTTCATTACTGGCTTTGAGTGTGCAAGCCGAGCATTATTTGGCAGAGCGCCAAAAACAACTTACAGAGGTGCGTTATAACACCGCGGTTCGTGTGGTTGAAGTCCAAGAGGCTTTAGAAAAACTGGATATCGATGACTTTAAAAAACATATGCAAAACACGTGTTTGAAACGCTTAGAACAGGAACATGGCATCCAGACCGAATCGATTGAATTGCAATTTGCCGAGTTAAGTTTACTCTTTGCTCAGCTTAAAAACTTTTATGAACATGCGGCCAAGCATACCTATGCCGTAATTAGTGTCACCAGTGACAATTTAGTCCCGACCTCACTGATTTAA
- a CDS encoding HPF/RaiA family ribosome-associated protein translates to MNIEIRTDKNIQNSDRLISYIREELNQEFQRHSERITHFSVHLSDANSHKGGDDDIQCMIEARPAGLKPVVVNHKGHNVDTAIHGAIDRLKRSLEHTFEKNDKPRAGQPVYADQDDGLVDDEED, encoded by the coding sequence ATGAACATAGAAATCCGTACAGATAAAAACATTCAAAATAGTGACCGTTTAATTAGTTATATACGCGAAGAGTTGAATCAAGAATTTCAACGTCACAGTGAGCGCATTACCCATTTTTCAGTGCATTTAAGTGATGCCAATAGCCATAAAGGCGGAGATGACGATATTCAATGCATGATTGAAGCACGTCCAGCAGGTTTAAAACCCGTGGTTGTAAATCATAAAGGTCATAATGTTGATACCGCGATTCATGGCGCGATCGATCGCCTTAAACGTAGTTTAGAACATACCTTTGAAAAAAATGATAAACCACGTGCTGGCCAACCTGTATATGCAGATCAGGATGATGGCCTAGTTGATGATGAGGAAGATTAA
- a CDS encoding phospholipase D family protein, giving the protein MAKFLNTSGTNFFLEELIKNAKERLILISPYLRLNDRIKELLEDKDRLKIDIRIVYGKSDLHPDEIKWMQKLDYVRVSFCKNLHAKCYVNESECIISSLNLYEFSQVNNNEMGILVRKYEDAEVFKDAYEEAQRIIRISDEVRITLDEVKVEPASALETKENEGEITTFTKLTTAKLAAKVGIKTPDLLEKLVNKGYLNLTDNGKHLLTDSGKSIGGEFRTGQYGIYFLWDENTEI; this is encoded by the coding sequence ATGGCAAAATTTTTAAACACCAGTGGTACAAATTTTTTTCTTGAGGAACTCATTAAAAATGCAAAAGAACGCCTTATTTTAATTAGCCCTTACCTACGGTTAAACGACCGAATTAAAGAATTACTCGAAGATAAAGATCGTCTCAAAATTGATATTCGTATTGTTTATGGAAAAAGTGATTTACATCCAGATGAAATCAAATGGATGCAAAAACTAGATTATGTACGGGTTAGCTTCTGCAAAAACTTGCATGCAAAATGTTATGTCAATGAAAGTGAATGCATTATTTCAAGTCTAAACCTTTATGAATTCAGCCAAGTGAATAACAATGAAATGGGCATCTTGGTTCGTAAATACGAGGATGCTGAAGTATTTAAAGATGCTTATGAGGAAGCGCAGCGAATCATTCGAATTAGTGATGAAGTCCGTATTACTTTAGACGAAGTAAAAGTAGAACCTGCTTCGGCACTAGAAACTAAAGAAAATGAAGGGGAAATTACGACTTTTACTAAGTTAACTACAGCAAAACTTGCTGCCAAAGTTGGTATTAAAACCCCAGACTTATTAGAAAAGTTAGTCAATAAAGGCTATTTAAACCTAACAGACAATGGAAAGCACTTACTTACAGATTCGGGGAAGTCTATTGGGGGTGAATTTAGAACGGGGCAATATGGTATTTATTTCCTATGGGATGAAAATACTGAGATTTAA
- a CDS encoding GNAT family N-acetyltransferase translates to MSFLIRPATERDLPTIQNIYNAEVLHGMATWNEHAYDLAHFQRQLLHFQQNQFPFCVVEDQETQAIAGFADYATFRNFSGYRYTVEHSIYISPNYARQGLGQQLLAYLIEQAKMQQMHVMVAGIDHANLASIALHEKFGFVQTGYMPQVGQKFGQWRDLVLMQLLLNQ, encoded by the coding sequence ATGTCTTTTCTCATTCGTCCAGCCACTGAACGCGATCTGCCCACGATCCAAAATATTTATAATGCAGAAGTTTTACATGGCATGGCCACTTGGAATGAACATGCCTATGATTTAGCGCATTTCCAAAGACAATTACTACACTTTCAACAAAACCAATTTCCATTTTGCGTGGTGGAAGACCAAGAAACGCAGGCCATTGCAGGTTTTGCAGATTATGCCACCTTCCGTAATTTTTCAGGCTATCGTTATACCGTTGAGCACTCGATTTATATTTCACCCAACTATGCCCGTCAGGGCTTAGGTCAACAGCTTTTAGCCTATTTGATTGAACAAGCAAAAATGCAGCAAATGCATGTCATGGTTGCAGGGATTGACCACGCCAATCTGGCTTCAATTGCTTTACATGAAAAGTTTGGCTTTGTACAAACTGGCTATATGCCCCAAGTCGGACAGAAGTTTGGGCAATGGCGTGATCTGGTGTTGATGCAACTGCTGTTAAATCAGTGA
- the urtE gene encoding urea ABC transporter ATP-binding subunit UrtE produces MLEVKDVNQFYGGSHILRDVSFQAPVGECSVVLGRNGVGKTTLLKCLMGILPIKSGQILLDGKDMSKMSPEQRVRAGLAYVPQGRDIFSTLTVEENILIGMAKFKGAKTRKVPEHLYEIFPILDEMKHRRGGDLSGGQQQQLAIARALASEPRVLILDEPTEGIQPSIIKDIGRVIRQLADGGEMAVVLVEQFYDFAEELADAYTVMARGQVIAQGAGCEMPAKGIRELVAI; encoded by the coding sequence ATGTTAGAAGTCAAAGACGTCAATCAGTTTTACGGTGGCAGTCATATTTTAAGAGATGTTTCATTTCAGGCCCCTGTGGGAGAGTGCTCGGTGGTGCTGGGGCGTAATGGCGTAGGGAAAACCACTTTACTGAAATGTTTAATGGGAATTTTACCGATCAAGTCTGGACAGATTTTACTTGATGGCAAGGACATGTCGAAAATGAGCCCTGAACAACGTGTTCGTGCAGGTTTGGCTTATGTGCCACAAGGCCGTGATATTTTTTCGACCTTAACAGTTGAAGAAAATATCCTGATTGGTATGGCCAAGTTTAAAGGTGCTAAAACTCGAAAAGTACCTGAGCATTTGTATGAAATTTTCCCAATTTTAGATGAAATGAAGCACCGCAGAGGTGGGGATTTATCAGGGGGGCAGCAGCAGCAACTGGCTATTGCGCGTGCTTTAGCATCAGAGCCTCGGGTGTTAATTTTGGATGAGCCTACAGAAGGCATTCAACCTTCTATTATCAAAGATATTGGCCGAGTGATTCGTCAACTGGCGGATGGTGGCGAGATGGCGGTGGTTTTGGTCGAGCAGTTTTATGATTTTGCCGAGGAGCTGGCCGATGCATATACCGTCATGGCCCGTGGGCAAGTGATTGCGCAAGGTGCAGGCTGTGAAATGCCTGCAAAAGGGATTCGAGAATTGGTGGCGATTTAA
- the urtD gene encoding urea ABC transporter ATP-binding protein UrtD has translation MSELIQPHGGHASDGYGRPKEQGADFSHGIALYLEKVSVWFDAFRALNDLSLYIQEGELRCIIGPNGAGKTTLMDVITGKTRPTEGSAFFGQNYDLAKMSTEQIAEAGIGRKFQKPTVFENFTVMENLLLAAPKDKRVKKSFFSKLDPDAQLALDESLAQIRLEEWVHKPAGLLSHGQKQWLEIGMLLMQRPKLILLDEPVAGMTDAETERTAELCLELKKNHTLVVVEHDMSFIDTISEKVTVLAQGAILAEGTLAEVQANEDVIEKYLGR, from the coding sequence ATGAGTGAGCTAATACAACCTCATGGTGGCCATGCTTCAGACGGCTATGGACGTCCCAAAGAACAAGGTGCCGACTTTAGCCATGGGATTGCACTGTACTTGGAAAAAGTCAGTGTTTGGTTTGATGCTTTTCGTGCCTTAAATGATCTGTCGCTGTACATTCAAGAAGGGGAGCTACGCTGCATCATTGGGCCCAATGGGGCAGGTAAAACCACCCTAATGGATGTAATTACTGGCAAAACCCGACCGACCGAAGGCTCCGCTTTTTTTGGGCAAAACTATGATTTGGCCAAGATGAGTACCGAGCAAATTGCGGAAGCAGGCATTGGGCGTAAATTTCAAAAACCAACGGTATTTGAAAATTTTACAGTGATGGAAAACTTGCTACTCGCGGCACCAAAAGATAAGCGCGTCAAAAAAAGCTTCTTCAGTAAACTGGATCCAGATGCGCAGTTGGCTTTAGATGAGTCTTTGGCGCAAATTCGGCTAGAAGAGTGGGTACATAAACCGGCAGGGCTGTTGTCACATGGACAAAAGCAATGGCTGGAAATCGGCATGTTGCTTATGCAACGTCCTAAGCTGATTCTACTTGATGAACCTGTGGCAGGCATGACTGATGCCGAAACAGAACGTACGGCTGAGCTGTGTTTAGAGTTGAAGAAAAATCATACTTTGGTGGTGGTTGAGCATGATATGAGCTTTATCGACACCATCAGTGAAAAAGTGACGGTACTGGCTCAAGGGGCGATCTTAGCCGAAGGTACATTGGCCGAGGTACAGGCCAATGAAGATGTGATTGAGAAGTACTTAGGGCGTTAA